In Elusimicrobiaceae bacterium, one DNA window encodes the following:
- the mraZ gene encoding division/cell wall cluster transcriptional repressor MraZ, which yields MPAFYGITQYRLDPKNRLFLPAAFRAALKKEKGGHFMLTTGLNGCLYLFLPSQWEALLANNMQAFRGANPEQERAFKRFFFGNAQEAQVDSAGRILLSAIQRQYAALERETVIVGVGNKAEIWSDKRWHKYNDEAIKPNEARFSKIYDI from the coding sequence ATGCCGGCCTTTTACGGGATAACACAATACAGGCTGGACCCGAAAAACCGCCTTTTCCTGCCCGCCGCGTTTCGCGCGGCGCTGAAAAAGGAGAAGGGTGGGCATTTCATGCTGACAACCGGACTAAACGGCTGCCTGTATCTTTTCCTGCCGTCGCAGTGGGAAGCGCTGCTGGCGAACAATATGCAGGCGTTTCGCGGAGCCAACCCGGAACAGGAACGGGCCTTCAAACGCTTCTTTTTCGGCAACGCGCAGGAAGCGCAGGTTGATTCAGCCGGACGGATACTGCTGTCCGCCATTCAACGCCAGTACGCCGCGCTTGAGCGGGAGACGGTGATCGTAGGGGTGGGCAACAAAGCGGAAATCTGGTCGGATAAGCGCTGGCACAAATATAATGACGAAGCAATAAAGCCGAACGAAGCGCGCTTTTCGAAAATTTACGATATATGA
- the rsmH gene encoding 16S rRNA (cytosine(1402)-N(4))-methyltransferase RsmH, with product MTQWTHKSVLLKETADLLVTEPGGIYLDGTLGLGGHSEYLLRHKLSAEGRILGIDWDCEAAELASAKLAGSASQIIIEHGSYTQAPEILERHGIAGVSGALFDLGLSSYQLENPAKGFSFMHDGPLDMRYNTGTGKTAAELLNTADYDELVRILEEYGEERFAARIADKIVDRRAETPFASTAELRNLVRNAVPRHGRIHPATKTFQALRIAVNAELENVVSALAMLDGILLSGGRAAFITFHSTEDRIVKYGLRGLAEKHGWKLLTKKAVKPSRAEILENPRSRSAKLRVIEKLDYRQSAAKPYADEF from the coding sequence ATGACGCAATGGACACATAAATCCGTTTTGCTGAAAGAAACCGCCGACCTGCTGGTAACCGAGCCGGGCGGCATTTATCTCGACGGCACGCTGGGGCTCGGCGGACACAGCGAATATCTGCTGCGGCACAAACTTTCGGCCGAAGGCCGGATACTGGGGATTGACTGGGACTGCGAAGCGGCGGAACTGGCGAGCGCAAAGCTCGCCGGTTCCGCTTCCCAAATCATCATCGAGCACGGCTCCTACACGCAGGCCCCGGAAATCCTGGAACGCCACGGGATTGCGGGCGTCAGCGGCGCGCTGTTTGATCTGGGCCTGAGTTCGTATCAGCTGGAAAACCCCGCGAAAGGCTTTTCATTCATGCATGACGGGCCGCTCGACATGCGCTACAACACCGGAACCGGCAAAACCGCGGCGGAACTGCTTAACACGGCGGACTATGACGAGCTGGTGCGGATTCTGGAGGAATACGGAGAGGAACGGTTCGCCGCCAGAATAGCCGACAAGATCGTTGACCGGCGCGCCGAAACGCCATTCGCGAGCACCGCCGAACTGCGCAATCTCGTGCGGAACGCCGTGCCCCGGCATGGCCGAATCCATCCGGCCACCAAAACATTCCAGGCGTTGCGGATAGCGGTGAACGCGGAGTTGGAAAACGTAGTGTCGGCGCTGGCCATGCTGGACGGAATTTTGCTGTCGGGCGGGCGCGCGGCCTTCATCACTTTTCACTCGACCGAGGACCGCATCGTAAAATACGGCCTGCGCGGACTGGCCGAAAAACACGGCTGGAAACTGCTTACGAAAAAAGCGGTGAAACCGTCGCGCGCGGAAATTCTGGAAAACCCCCGCAGCAGAAGCGCCAAGCTGCGGGTTATTGAAAAACTCGATTACAGGCAGTCCGCCGCGAAACCTTACGCGGATGAATTTTAG